One segment of Carya illinoinensis cultivar Pawnee chromosome 13, C.illinoinensisPawnee_v1, whole genome shotgun sequence DNA contains the following:
- the LOC122292526 gene encoding serine/threonine-protein phosphatase 7 isoform X2 yields MWLLHANPEEGGRDFSDTNPIRTPLTWPSDGKVDLDWIRNLMSVFDRSSKDLPPTDFPSVLPVPVFDSLVLTASKILHKEPNCLTIEPDHESSAAAAAASVVIVGDLHGQLHDFLFLLQDAGFPSENRFFVFNGDYVDRGAWGLETFLILLAWKVFMPHRVYLLRGNHESKYCTSVYGFEKEVLTKYGDKGKHVYRKCLGCFEGLPLASIIAGRVYTAHGGLFRSVSMTPSKRSKGKKNRRLSFNSEPKPLALGSLEELSKARRSVLDPPWEGVNLIPGDVLWSDPSAKPGLSPNNERGIGLLWGPDCTEDFLKRFNLKLIIRSHEGPDAREKRPGFGGMEEGYTVDHVVESGKLITLFSAPDYPQFQATEKRYKNKGAYIVLEAPNFDHPKFHTFEAISPRPQVNAYYDYEDVIDSDEELDLASMVTASEETS; encoded by the exons ATGTGGTTATTACATGCGAACCCTGAGGAAGGAGGCCGAGATTTCTCCGATACGAATCCGATACGTACACCACTAACGTGGCCTTCCGATGGCAAGGTGGATCTAGATTGGATCCGGAATCTCATGTCCGTCTTCGATCGGTCGTCCAAGGATCTACCTCCGACCGATTTTCCCTCCGTCCTTCCCGTTCCGGTATTTGACTCTTTGGTTCTCACCGCGTCCAAGATCCTCCACAAGGAGCCCAACTGCCTCACAATAGAACCTGACCACGAATCCAGTgccgccgccgccgccgcctCCGTCGTGATCGTGGGGGACCTTCACGGCCAGTTGCAtgattttctctttcttctccaaGACGCTGGATTCCCCTCTGAAAATCGCTTCTTCGTCTTCAACGGTGATTATGTCGACAGAGGCGCTTGGGGCCTCGAGACCTTCCTTATTTTGTTGGCATGGAAG GTCTTTATGCCACATAGAGTATATCTTCTCCGTGGAAATCATGAATCCAAGTATTGCACCTCTGTTTATGGCTTTGAGAAGGAAGTGTTGACGAAGTATGGAGATAAAGGTAAGCATGTCTATCGGAAATGTTTGGGATGTTTTGAAGGCCTTCCTTTGGCTTCTATTATAGCTGGACGTGTATATACCGCTCATGGAGGGCTTTTCCGTAGTGTTTCTATGACCCCATCCAAGAGATCGAAAGGGAAGAAGAATCGTAGATTAAGTTTCAACTCTGAACCGAAGCCTTTAGCTCTTGGTTCTTTGGAAGAATTATCTAAGGCTCGAAGGTCAGTTCTTGATCCTCCATGGGAAGGCGTGAATCTAATTCCTGGTGATGTGCTATGGTCAGATCCATCAGCTAAACCTGGTCTTTCTCCAAATAATGAGCGAGGCATTGGACTATTGTGGGGTCCCGATTGCACCGAAGACTTCCTCAAAAGGTTCAATCTCAAG TTAATCATCAGATCACATGAAGGCCCTGATGCAAGAGAAAAAAGGCCTGGCTTTGGAGGAATGGAAGAAGGTTATACCGTAGATCATGTTGTGGAATCTGGGAAACTGATTACACTGTTTAGTGCTCCAGACTACCCACAATTTCAG GCAACAGAGAAGAGGTACAAAAATAAGGGGGCATACATTGTTCTGGAAGCCCCTAattttgatcatccaaaatttcATACCTTTGAAGCAATTTCTCCTAGACCACAG GTGAATGCCTATTATGACTATGAAGATGTTATTGATTCTGATGAAGAGTTGGACCTGGCATCGATGGTAACTGCTTCCGAAGAAACCTCAtag
- the LOC122292526 gene encoding serine/threonine-protein phosphatase 7 isoform X1, with protein MWLLHANPEEGGRDFSDTNPIRTPLTWPSDGKVDLDWIRNLMSVFDRSSKDLPPTDFPSVLPVPVFDSLVLTASKILHKEPNCLTIEPDHESSAAAAAASVVIVGDLHGQLHDFLFLLQDAGFPSENRFFVFNGDYVDRGAWGLETFLILLAWKVFMPHRVYLLRGNHESKYCTSVYGFEKEVLTKYGDKGKHVYRKCLGCFEGLPLASIIAGRVYTAHGGLFRSVSMTPSKRSKGKKNRRLSFNSEPKPLALGSLEELSKARRSVLDPPWEGVNLIPGDVLWSDPSAKPGLSPNNERGIGLLWGPDCTEDFLKRFNLKLIIRSHEGPDAREKRPGFGGMEEGYTVDHVVESGKLITLFSAPDYPQFQLIVSIWEVSLCNHQNVGRGSGPHYHLGFCLPWRVKHLSSFSLIISIIMAAEIRNLIKMGLIIVNIPTCRLSTSMNI; from the exons ATGTGGTTATTACATGCGAACCCTGAGGAAGGAGGCCGAGATTTCTCCGATACGAATCCGATACGTACACCACTAACGTGGCCTTCCGATGGCAAGGTGGATCTAGATTGGATCCGGAATCTCATGTCCGTCTTCGATCGGTCGTCCAAGGATCTACCTCCGACCGATTTTCCCTCCGTCCTTCCCGTTCCGGTATTTGACTCTTTGGTTCTCACCGCGTCCAAGATCCTCCACAAGGAGCCCAACTGCCTCACAATAGAACCTGACCACGAATCCAGTgccgccgccgccgccgcctCCGTCGTGATCGTGGGGGACCTTCACGGCCAGTTGCAtgattttctctttcttctccaaGACGCTGGATTCCCCTCTGAAAATCGCTTCTTCGTCTTCAACGGTGATTATGTCGACAGAGGCGCTTGGGGCCTCGAGACCTTCCTTATTTTGTTGGCATGGAAG GTCTTTATGCCACATAGAGTATATCTTCTCCGTGGAAATCATGAATCCAAGTATTGCACCTCTGTTTATGGCTTTGAGAAGGAAGTGTTGACGAAGTATGGAGATAAAGGTAAGCATGTCTATCGGAAATGTTTGGGATGTTTTGAAGGCCTTCCTTTGGCTTCTATTATAGCTGGACGTGTATATACCGCTCATGGAGGGCTTTTCCGTAGTGTTTCTATGACCCCATCCAAGAGATCGAAAGGGAAGAAGAATCGTAGATTAAGTTTCAACTCTGAACCGAAGCCTTTAGCTCTTGGTTCTTTGGAAGAATTATCTAAGGCTCGAAGGTCAGTTCTTGATCCTCCATGGGAAGGCGTGAATCTAATTCCTGGTGATGTGCTATGGTCAGATCCATCAGCTAAACCTGGTCTTTCTCCAAATAATGAGCGAGGCATTGGACTATTGTGGGGTCCCGATTGCACCGAAGACTTCCTCAAAAGGTTCAATCTCAAG TTAATCATCAGATCACATGAAGGCCCTGATGCAAGAGAAAAAAGGCCTGGCTTTGGAGGAATGGAAGAAGGTTATACCGTAGATCATGTTGTGGAATCTGGGAAACTGATTACACTGTTTAGTGCTCCAGACTACCCACAATTTCAG CTAATTGTTTCCATATGGGAAGTTTCCTTGTGCAATCATCAAAATGTTGGGAGGGGATCAGGACCTCATTATCACTTGGGCTTCTGTTTACCGTGGAGAGTAAAAcatttgtcttcattttccttgaTTATATCAATTATTATGGCGGCTGAGATCAGAAACTTGATCAAGATGGGATTGATCATTGTGAATATACCCACATGTAGATTGTCGACCTCTATGAATATATAG